The DNA window ACAAAGATAAGATCATGGCCGGGCTGGAGCGGGCCTGCTTCAAGCGGCCGGTTCCTGAAGAGGAATTGCACCGGATCGCCGATGAGGTGGAGGAAGAGGTGCGCGGTGCTTATGACCGCGAGGTTCCCTCGACGGAGATCGGCCAACTGGTGATCGACAAGCTCCGCCGGCTGGATCAGGTCGCTTACGTGCGATTTGCCAGTGTGTACCGGGAGTTTAAGACACTGGAAGACCTCGTCGCCGAGGCCAAGGCGGTCATCGACGCCCGGCACTACGACGACGTCCCCGGGCAGGGGAAACTGTTCGTCGAGCCCCCCGCCGCCAAACCGTCGAACGGCCACCCCGCCGCCGACGTACCGGAAGGTAAGCCGGTGCGCAAACCGCGCAAGCCCAGAACCCCGGCGATCTCGGCAGCGCCCGTGGTGTTGCCGGTTGTCGATTAGTGCCTGTACGCATGGGTAGCATGGGCGAGCGTACCCGCTTGCCCGTGTTGCCAGACCGTCAGCGTTCGCCACGGGCAAGCGAGTACGCTTGCCCATGCCACCCGAATCTGGTGCTCCATCGAGCGATGTCGAATCCTGCCCGATACCGTGAAGTCTGATTGATGAAGTTCCGCGACGATGTGAAGTTTTGGGGATGTGTAGTCCGGAGGGTCCCACCCATGATGTGTCTGCCAACGCCCGCGCTGTCGATTCGTCGCCGATCCGCCGTGCGATCCTTCCGGATCGCCCTGACCGCCGCGACGCTTTCCGTCGCGGGCATCCTGACGACCGGCTGCACCAACCAGACCGAAGCGCCCAAGCCCAAGGAGCGGTTCACCAAGCTCCCCGACGCGGTCAACCTTCCCGATTTCATGGAAGGGACGATCTATGAGAAAACCGAGCTGATCAATACCCAGCCGTACAACGTCTCGAGTTACGGCCTGGTCGGCCAGCTCCGGGGTACCGGCGACAGCACCGCGTCGAACGTGGTCCGGCAGTACATGGTCAAGGAAATCGCTCGCCGCGGGTTTGGCGATGCA is part of the Humisphaera borealis genome and encodes:
- the nrdR gene encoding transcriptional regulator NrdR, whose amino-acid sequence is MRCPFCAAEKESLQVIDSRTCDNGKSIRRRRKCVNCGKRFTTYERVEQTTRMMVIKKDGRRVPWDKDKIMAGLERACFKRPVPEEELHRIADEVEEEVRGAYDREVPSTEIGQLVIDKLRRLDQVAYVRFASVYREFKTLEDLVAEAKAVIDARHYDDVPGQGKLFVEPPAAKPSNGHPAADVPEGKPVRKPRKPRTPAISAAPVVLPVVD